The Deinococcota bacterium genomic interval TGTCGGTGAGGACGAGCCCGTCCATGATCTGAGCGGCCTCCTCGAGCCGGCCCATGTCCCCGAGTTTGACCACCTCTTCGTCGCGCAGGCTGCCGTAGAGCTCGGCGGTCACGGTGCGGCCGTCATCCAACCTGGCCTCGTTTTGAATCCACTGCCACAGCTGCGCCCGGCTGATCTCGGCGGTGGCCGCGTCCTCCATCAGGTTGTTGATGGCCACCGCACCGTTGCCGCCGAGCCAGGCGGCGAGGTACTGAAGGCCGACGCTGATGTTGTTGCGCACGCCCGCCTCGGTGATGGTGCCGCCCGGCACCTGGGCGCCCAGGATGTCCTCGGCGCGGACCGTGACCTCTTCTCTCAGGCGCTCCTTCTGGTGGGGCCTGTCGCCCAGGACCGCGTCGAAACACGCCAGCGCCACCGGCACCAGGTCGGGGTGCGCCACCCAGGTGCCGTCGAAGCCGCCCTCGGCCTCGC includes:
- a CDS encoding malate synthase, producing the protein LGIPRGSIKATVLVETIPAALEMEEILYELREHAAGLNAGRWDYIFSMIKRFRDHPEFVLPDRDQVTMTVPFMRAYAEVLVATCHKRGAHAIGGMAAFIPNRRDPEVTAAALAKVREDKTREAEGGFDGTWVAHPDLVPVALACFDAVLGDRPHQKERLREEVTVRAEDILGAQVPGGTITEAGVRNNISVGLQYLAAWLGGNGAVAINNLMEDAATAEISRAQLWQWIQNEARLDDGRTVTAELYGSLRDEEVVKLGDMGRLEEAAQIMDGLVLTDTFVEFLTLPAYERID